One window of uncultured Methanoregula sp. genomic DNA carries:
- the ftsA gene encoding coenzyme F390 synthetase → MPGGSFFAPEIETMERSSLDALIDERVRYTVKYAADHSPFYRHWFFENGIDPAKIRVHEDLLELPIISGKTIREHQPPVTPEFEFLSTGWDNVFSIQETSGTSGTPKGFFLTWEDWKRYAEKYARSFVSQGFSSKDRIVVCASYGMNVGANTMTIAAQRIGMGIIPIGKCSFESRVLKSYRPTAIVGSVFKLLHLARRLKAEGISPPETSIDKLVAGGESFADESRKYLAEQWDCPVYNTYGSTEGTMCGECTQIAGLHVPEDLVHLDVYDPRLQSFVRDGECGRGVLTTLIPVGGKAGMLLLNYDTEDTTVVLSRERCACGRTHMRIHNPEREAETSWIFQNSLNRVDIEAAVFQPGNMDYLTGEYESFIIDGAKPGEVVLRVSVEGIDPEQCDKKLIEDLFVNRFLKHKPGLVHHYHDGDFRILLNITPVGGLELHNLKGRPKRLIDRRER, encoded by the coding sequence ATGCCCGGGGGATCCTTCTTCGCACCGGAGATCGAGACAATGGAGCGGAGCAGTCTCGATGCCCTGATCGATGAACGGGTACGGTATACCGTTAAGTATGCAGCGGATCATTCCCCGTTTTACCGGCACTGGTTCTTTGAAAATGGTATCGATCCTGCAAAAATCCGCGTTCACGAGGACCTGCTGGAGCTCCCGATCATTTCCGGGAAGACGATACGGGAGCACCAGCCCCCGGTCACCCCGGAGTTCGAGTTCCTGTCCACGGGCTGGGACAATGTCTTCTCTATCCAGGAGACCAGCGGAACGAGCGGAACCCCCAAAGGGTTCTTCCTGACATGGGAGGACTGGAAGCGCTATGCAGAGAAGTACGCGAGGAGTTTTGTTTCGCAGGGCTTTTCCAGTAAGGACCGGATCGTGGTCTGCGCATCCTATGGCATGAACGTGGGGGCAAATACCATGACCATTGCCGCACAGCGTATCGGTATGGGTATTATTCCGATTGGCAAGTGCTCGTTTGAATCAAGGGTCCTCAAAAGCTACCGACCTACGGCAATTGTCGGCAGCGTCTTCAAGCTCCTGCACCTTGCGCGGCGGCTCAAAGCCGAAGGTATCTCTCCTCCGGAAACATCGATCGACAAGCTGGTAGCGGGTGGCGAGAGTTTTGCCGATGAGTCCCGGAAGTACCTGGCCGAACAGTGGGATTGCCCTGTGTACAATACCTATGGTAGTACTGAGGGTACTATGTGCGGAGAATGTACGCAGATAGCAGGACTTCATGTACCTGAGGATCTCGTTCACCTGGATGTCTATGATCCCCGGTTGCAATCGTTTGTCCGGGACGGCGAATGCGGCCGGGGCGTCCTCACCACACTCATACCTGTCGGGGGAAAGGCGGGGATGCTCCTCCTCAACTACGATACCGAGGATACGACCGTTGTCCTCTCCCGGGAACGGTGCGCATGCGGCAGGACCCACATGCGGATCCACAACCCCGAGCGGGAGGCTGAAACCTCGTGGATCTTCCAGAACTCCTTAAACCGCGTGGATATTGAGGCGGCGGTCTTCCAGCCCGGGAACATGGACTACCTGACGGGGGAGTACGAGTCTTTCATCATCGATGGCGCAAAGCCCGGCGAGGTGGTCCTCCGGGTGAGCGTGGAAGGGATTGACCCGGAACAATGCGATAAAAAACTCATTGAGGATCTCTTCGTGAACCGTTTCCTGAAACACAAGCCCGGGCTTGTGCATCATTATCATGACGGGGATTTCCGGATCCTGCTGAACATCACCCCGGTGGGCGGGCTCGAACTCCACAATCTCAAAGGCCGGCCGAAACGGCTGATCGATCGCCGGGAGCGCTGA
- a CDS encoding TIGR04084 family radical SAM/SPASM domain-containing protein has product MYFHLILTDNCNLCCSYCRAKAFEELEEGSEKGEDVEIDPALPIELDYDLRILYDFLRKDPGVTLTFYGGEPLLRADLINRIVYEAPVRRFMLQTNGLLLDRLDPEIMSRFTTILVSLDGREELTDKNRGDGVYRRVMAQVQKLRINGFTGELIARMTVTEKTDIVDAVSWLASNPDHSFSSIHWQLDADFAGDFSRRRFADWAMGSYNPGIRALVTAWVDRMETTGEALRWYPFLDPMEDLLQRRTTRLRCGSGYANYSIMTDGHIAPCPVMIGMTPYYVGHIADADPCTLGRIEVGGECTTCHIRDFCGGRCLYSNITRPWSPEQRQLVCGTVENLRSALIDALPRVQDLIARGIIDQGDFAHEKFNGCEIIP; this is encoded by the coding sequence ATGTACTTTCACCTTATCCTGACTGATAACTGCAATCTCTGTTGCAGCTACTGCCGGGCAAAGGCGTTTGAGGAACTGGAAGAAGGTTCGGAAAAGGGAGAGGATGTAGAGATCGATCCGGCTCTCCCGATAGAACTGGACTATGATCTCCGGATTCTCTATGATTTCCTGCGTAAGGATCCGGGCGTCACACTCACGTTCTACGGGGGTGAGCCCCTCCTCCGTGCGGATCTCATAAACCGGATTGTATATGAAGCACCCGTAAGGCGGTTCATGCTGCAGACCAACGGTCTCCTGCTCGACCGGCTTGACCCGGAGATCATGAGCCGGTTTACCACAATACTTGTCTCTCTTGACGGCCGGGAGGAACTCACCGACAAAAACCGGGGTGACGGCGTGTATCGCAGGGTGATGGCGCAGGTCCAGAAACTCCGCATCAACGGGTTTACCGGCGAGTTGATCGCCCGCATGACCGTGACCGAGAAGACCGACATCGTGGACGCGGTCAGCTGGCTTGCCAGCAACCCTGACCACTCGTTCTCCTCCATCCACTGGCAGCTGGACGCAGACTTTGCCGGGGACTTTTCGCGGCGACGGTTCGCGGACTGGGCAATGGGCAGTTATAACCCGGGTATCCGGGCCCTGGTCACCGCATGGGTCGACCGCATGGAAACAACCGGGGAAGCCCTGCGGTGGTACCCGTTTCTCGATCCCATGGAGGATCTCCTGCAGAGGAGAACAACCCGGCTCCGGTGCGGTTCAGGTTATGCAAACTATAGTATCATGACCGACGGCCACATTGCACCCTGCCCGGTGATGATCGGTATGACTCCCTATTATGTTGGGCATATTGCGGATGCGGACCCCTGCACCCTTGGCCGGATAGAGGTTGGCGGGGAATGCACAACATGCCATATCAGGGATTTCTGCGGGGGACGGTGCCTCTATTCCAACATCACCCGGCCCTGGAGCCCGGAACAACGGCAGCTGGTGTGCGGAACGGTCGAGAATCTCCGGAGCGCACTCATAGATGCTCTCCCGCGGGTGCAGGACCTGATCGCACGCGGTATCATCGACCAGGGGGATTTCGCGCATGAAAAGTTCAATGGTTGTGAAATAATTCCCTGA
- a CDS encoding CxxC-x17-CxxC domain-containing protein: MERKSFGGPRNFGPREMTKTVCSDCGKECEVPFTPTEGRPVYCRDCLPKHRKPRF; the protein is encoded by the coding sequence ATGGAAAGAAAGAGTTTTGGTGGCCCGAGAAACTTCGGTCCCAGAGAAATGACAAAGACAGTCTGTTCAGACTGCGGAAAAGAATGCGAAGTCCCCTTCACGCCAACTGAAGGGAGGCCGGTCTACTGCAGGGACTGCCTGCCCAAGCACCGGAAACCCCGGTTCTGA